Proteins co-encoded in one Setaria viridis chromosome 9, Setaria_viridis_v4.0, whole genome shotgun sequence genomic window:
- the LOC117839575 gene encoding MADS-box transcription factor 34 isoform X1, with protein MGRGKVVLQRIENKISRQVTFAKRRNGLLKKAYELSILCDAEVALVLFSHAGRLYQFSSSSNLLKTLERYQRYIYASADAAVPSSDELQNNYQEYVQLKSRVEILQHSQRNLLGEDLAPLSTSELEQLESQVDKTLKQIRSRKTQVLLDELCDLKRKEQMLQDANRVLKRKVKLQPLRRGTILPLLALLPDRFIWDRSCFSWTRSRQRWLLRRSRSCRGKAAAATPCCRMALHSQSTSSRPWRATHYLCSQHSIPWT; from the exons ATGGGGCGCGGGAAGGTGGTGCTGCAGCGGATCGAGAACAAGATCAGCCGGCAGGTGACGTTCGCCAAGCGCCGGAACGGCCTGCTCAAGAAGGCGTACGAGCTCTCCATCCTCTGCGACGCCGAGGTCGCGCTCGTCCTCTTCTCCCACGCCGGCCGCCTCTACCAGTTCTCATCCTCCTCCAA TCTGCTTAAGACTTTAGAGAGGTACCAGAGGTACATCTATGCTTCAGCTGATGCTGCAGTGCCGTCTAGTGATGAGTTGCAG AACAACTATCAAGAATATGTGCAGCTGAAGTCAAGAGTTGAGATTTTACAGCACTCACAAAG GAATCTTCTGGGTGAAGATCTGGCTCCACTTAGCACAAGTGAACTTGAGCAGCTTGAGAGTCAAGTAGACAAGACCTTGAAGCAAATAagatcaagaaag ACTCAGGTGCTACTTGATGAACTCTGCGACTTGAAGAGAAAG gaacaaatgctacaagATGCCAACAGGGTCCTGAAAAGGAAG GTCAAGCTGCAGCCTCTGCGCAGAGGCACCATTCTTCCTCTCCTTGCTCTTTTGCCGGATCGTTTCATTTGGGATCGCTCTTGTTTCAGCTGGACGAGGTCGAGGCAGAGGTGGCtcctccgccgcagccgcagctgcCGTGgcaaggcggcagcggcgacgccaTGCTGTCGGATGGCCCTCCACAGCCAGAGCACTTCTTCCAGGCCCTGGAGAGCAACCCATTATCTCTGCAGCCAAC ATTCCATACCATGGACATGA
- the LOC117835124 gene encoding cytochrome b5, with protein MPTLTKLYSMKEAALHNTPEDCWVVVDGKIYDVTKYLEDHPGGADVLLEATGKDAKEEFDDAGHSKSAKELMQDYFIGELDPTPEIPEMEVVRKEQDSGFASKLMDSAVQYWVIPVAAVGISIVVAILCARRK; from the exons ATGCCGACGCTGACGAAGCTGTACAGCATGAAGGAGGCCGCCCTCCACAACACTCCCGAGGACTGCTGGGTCGTCGTCGACGGCAAG ATTTATGATGTGACCAAGTATTTGGAAGACCATCCTGGGGGTGCTGATGTTCTGCTTGAAGCAACCG GTAAGGATGCTAAGGAAGAATTTGACGACGCGGGGCACAGCAAGAGTGCCAAGGAGCTAATGCAAGACTACTTCATTGGGGAGTTGGACCCGACTCCTGAGATTCCTGAGATGGAGGTTGTCAGGAAGGAGCAAGACTCGGGATTTGCCAGCAAGCTGATGGACAGTGCGGTGCAGTACTGGGTGATCCCAGTAGCCGCAGTTGGGATATCCATTGTTGTTGCCATATTGTGTGCACGAAGGAAGTGA
- the LOC117839575 gene encoding MADS-box transcription factor 34 isoform X2 has product MGRGKVVLQRIENKISRQVTFAKRRNGLLKKAYELSILCDAEVALVLFSHAGRLYQFSSSSNLLKTLERYQRYIYASADAAVPSSDELQNNYQEYVQLKSRVEILQHSQRNLLGEDLAPLSTSELEQLESQVDKTLKQIRSRKTQVLLDELCDLKRKEQMLQDANRVLKRKLDEVEAEVAPPPQPQLPWQGGSGDAMLSDGPPQPEHFFQALESNPLSLQPTFHTMDMNQQPVPAPGSCYPPAWMA; this is encoded by the exons ATGGGGCGCGGGAAGGTGGTGCTGCAGCGGATCGAGAACAAGATCAGCCGGCAGGTGACGTTCGCCAAGCGCCGGAACGGCCTGCTCAAGAAGGCGTACGAGCTCTCCATCCTCTGCGACGCCGAGGTCGCGCTCGTCCTCTTCTCCCACGCCGGCCGCCTCTACCAGTTCTCATCCTCCTCCAA TCTGCTTAAGACTTTAGAGAGGTACCAGAGGTACATCTATGCTTCAGCTGATGCTGCAGTGCCGTCTAGTGATGAGTTGCAG AACAACTATCAAGAATATGTGCAGCTGAAGTCAAGAGTTGAGATTTTACAGCACTCACAAAG GAATCTTCTGGGTGAAGATCTGGCTCCACTTAGCACAAGTGAACTTGAGCAGCTTGAGAGTCAAGTAGACAAGACCTTGAAGCAAATAagatcaagaaag ACTCAGGTGCTACTTGATGAACTCTGCGACTTGAAGAGAAAG gaacaaatgctacaagATGCCAACAGGGTCCTGAAAAGGAAG CTGGACGAGGTCGAGGCAGAGGTGGCtcctccgccgcagccgcagctgcCGTGgcaaggcggcagcggcgacgccaTGCTGTCGGATGGCCCTCCACAGCCAGAGCACTTCTTCCAGGCCCTGGAGAGCAACCCATTATCTCTGCAGCCAAC ATTCCATACCATGGACATGAACCAGcagccggtgccggcgccggggagcTGCTACCCTCCTGCGTGGATGGCATAG